The Kluyveromyces lactis strain NRRL Y-1140 chromosome D complete sequence genome has a window encoding:
- a CDS encoding uncharacterized protein (no similarity) — MHSLNVGYLPYLQVIGSKLAIDFLPNSCSDLKVSEHPPQNTFVDTQVGFASRGQCSKSHRNHFHRTPCSVELKALPERLLFQFSAAKFLRGNRNECTTCSSVPYFNKKKTACILQPLFLPLPSKEPRKGCGRKEGLITSYIYSYDSCFYGNNRARTHKNVEHDGLMSWLCTCS; from the coding sequence ATGCATTCTTTGAATGTCGGCTACTTACCGTATTTGCAGGTCATAGGAAGTAAACTTGCCATTGATTTTTTGCCAAATTCTTGTAGCGACCTCAAAGTGAGTGAACACCCCCCCCAGAATACCTTTGTAGATACCCAAGTTGGGTTTGCATCTCGAGGACAGTGTTCGAAATCTCATAGGAATCACTTCCACAGAACGCCGTGTAGTGTTGAACTAAAAGCTCTCCCAGAACGGTTactatttcaattttcagCTGCTAAATTTTTGCGGGGTAACAGGAATGAGTGTACAACTTGTTCTTCCGTGCCGTACtttaacaaaaaaaaaacagctTGCATTCTGCAACCATTGTTTCTTCCTCTCCCTTCAAAGGAACCCAGAAAAGGGTGCGGTAGAAAAGAAGGGCTGATTACCagttatatatatagttaTGATTCGTGCTTCTATGGAAACAACCGAGCGAGAACACACAAGAATGTTGAACATGATGGGCTAATGAGCTGGCTTTGTACTTGTTCTTGA
- a CDS encoding uncharacterized protein (similar to gnl|GLV|DEHA0G07139g Debaryomyces hansenii DEHA0G07139g and weakly similar to uniprot|P32466 Saccharomyces cerevisiae YDR345C HXT3 Low affinity glucose transporter of the major facilitator superfamily, expression is induced in low or high glucose conditions): protein MSSDSVSENAKYEVADSCSADKINADDRHHMIMSDVLPDLGKPFYKVPYLRTLSLFVVGLSLSSTNLGYDGSLLNGLYAMPDYLNAMGNPNGAELGVISNGMVFGMLILFQLAPYIIDKYGRKVGMYVGNVLICIGVLIQALSGTWINGLPEDYDKKDVFGMFVASRIILGSGVLLISIATPALISEISYPPHRELCTSIYNTCWYLGAIVSAWVTYGCRNLAHHWNWRIPSIIQALFPLVQLVALYKCPESPRYLVFHNRDAEARAILNKYHAGNNEEYAGLIDFELAEIKLAIEQEKASQSTKFSDFIKTSGNRHRLWILIWTAIFTQLSGNGLVSYYLSKVFNSIGITDPDDQLKWNGWLMLYNWLCSLILIGYIAPFFKRRQLFLISLVSMTSCYVVWTALSAENQKRNFEDKSLANGVLAMIFLYYLSYNFGFNGFPNLYTTEILPYTLRGKGLTIFQLAISISVIFNGFVNPVAMDAIEWKYYIFYCCFLAVEIVVCYFTFVETSGRSLEEVDEVFGDGITQLPEVTSQIMLEAGKRLSVEHVERTDTSS, encoded by the coding sequence ATGTCAAGTGATTCAGTTTCTGAAAATGCAAAATATGAAGTCGCTGATTCTTGTTCGGCAGACAAAATCAATGCAGATGATAGACATCACATGATAATGTCCGACGTCTTGCCTGACTTGGGTAAGCCATTCTACAAGGTGCCTTATCTAAGAACATTGTCATTGTTCGTTGTTGGTTTATCCCTATCCTCTACGAACCTTGGTTACGATGGTTCTCTCTTGAACGGGTTGTATGCTATGCCGGATTACCTCAACGCGATGGGTAATCCAAATGGTGCAGAGTTGGGTGTTATCTCTAATGGTATGGTGTTTGGTATGCTTATATTATTCCAACTTGCACCATACATCATTGACAAGTATGGTCGTAAAGTCGGAATGTATGTAGGTAATGTTTTGATTTGCATTGGTGTCCTCATCCAAGCATTATCTGGTACATGGATCAATGGTTTACCAGAGGACTATGACAAAAAAGACGTCTTCGGTATGTTTGTTGCTTCACGTATTATCTTAGGTTCTGGAGTATTGTTGATTAGTATTGCCACACCAGCTTTGATCTCAGAAATATCATATCCCCCTCACAGAGAGCTTTGTACTTCCATATATAATACATGTTGGTACCTTGGCGCTATTGTTTCAGCTTGGGTCACCTATGGCTGCAGGAACCTAGCCCACCACTGGAACTGGAGAATTCCATCTATCATTCAAGCTTTGTTTCCACTCGTTCAGCTCGTCGCGCTATACAAATGCCCAGAATCTCCAAGATATTTGGTGTTCCATAACAGAGATGCTGAAGCAAGAGCAATCTTAAATAAATATCACGCAGGAAATAATGAGGAATACGCAGGTTTGATCGATTTTGAGCTAGCAGAAATTAAATTGGctattgaacaagaaaaagcCTCCCAGTCTACCAAGTTCTCTGATTTCATTAAAACTTCTGGTAATCGCCATAGGTTGTGGATTTTGATCTGGACTGCAATTTTCACACAACTTTCCGGAAACGGTTTAGTGTCTTACTATCTATCAAAAGTCTTCAACTCTATTGGTATAACTGATCCTgatgatcaattgaaatggAATGGTTGGCTAATGCTTTACAACTGGTTATGTTCACTAATTTTAATAGGTTACATCGCcccattcttcaaaagaagacagttatttttgatatctttagTTTCCATGACTTCTTGCTACGTTGTTTGGACAGCATTGTCTGCAGAAAACCAAAAGCGCAATTTCGAGGATAAGTCTCTAGCAAATGGTGTCTTGGCAATGATCTTCTTATATTATCTTTCTTACAACTTCGGATTCAACGGTTTCCCAAATCTTTACACAACTGAAATATTACCTTATACTTTGAGAGGTAAAGGGCTTACAATTTTCCAGTTGGCCATTAGCATTTCAGTTATATTCAATGGGTTTGTCAATCCAGTTGCAATGGATGCTATTGAATGGAAATACTACATCTTttattgttgtttcttAGCTGTTGAGATCGTTGTTTGTTATTTCACTTTCGTTGAAACTTCAGGAagatctttggaagaagttgacGAGGTGTTTGGAGACGGTATCACCCAACTTCCAGAAGTAACATCCCAGATTATGCTAGAAGCTGGTAAGAGGTTGTCTGTTGAACATGTAGAAAGAACAGACACGTCATCCTGA
- a CDS encoding Zn(II)2Cys6 transcription factor domain-containing protein (conserved hypothetical protein), with translation MLKPLRSCTRCRKNKVKCDSANTRPGPCTACSKRGLVCTLDYVVPPRRSDELKKLHHSVSCVKGSVERLLKSSVVSSTSIDDQNEENAYRFGSSSIIELGNDDAGCHRASTTTNRNNQSQHQHQNEQVTWVSIQKSLAGVVPSRIIKVSDDFFIRLMLKHSSLLINNFEIDLFDLEEVLFEFMFIVKSLLPSERLPPFNNASQLLSSKEGSLYLISIINFYFDIPNFDYLEFYDHVCSNQSNYQVNQLWLFTNVILYGPAYFSSKVTQFSLPSSCLPLQMQCTGSSLSNDLRPAFAKLYYSSDFKFHCPKLYTLQEKFAIFKGDPLLQLIEFKCKPQRIVHGNSTSMSLSQLSICQFNDQR, from the coding sequence ATGCTCAAACCGTTGCGGTCTTGTACCAGATGCAGAAAGAACAAGGTAAAATGTGATTCTGCAAACACAAGACCCGGTCCTTGCACTGCCTGTTCGAAACGTGGTTTGGTGTGTACGCTGGATTACGTCGTACCACCGCGTCGGTCTGATGAACTTAAAAAGCTTCATCACAGTGTCTCATGTGTCAAGGGAAGTGTCGAACGGTTGTTAAAAAGTTCAGTTGTATCCTCAACGTCCATTGATGATCAAAACGAGGAAAATGCTTATAGATTTGGTTCCTCCAGCATTATTGAGCTTGGTAACGATGACGCTGGTTGTCATCGCGCTTCTACAACTACTAACAGGAATAATCAATCTCAGCACCAACACCAAAACGAGCAGGTCACGTGGGTGTCCATCCAAAAGTCTCTCGCTGGCGTGGTACCCAGTAGGATTATAAAAGTATctgatgatttcttcatcaggTTGATGCTAAAACATAGCTCGCTCCTTATCAATAACTTTGAAATagatttatttgatttggaagaagtcTTGTTCGAATTTATGTTCATTGTCAAATCTTTGCTTCCGAGTGAACGTCTGCCACCTTTTAATAATGCAAGTCAGTTACTTTCATCTAAAGAGGGTTCCctttatttgatttctaTCATCAACTTTTACTTTGATATCCCaaattttgattatttggAGTTTTATGATCACGTTTGCTCGAACCAATCCAATTACCAGGTTAATCAACTGTGGTTGTTCACAAACGTGATTTTATACGGACCAGCATATTTCAGCTCAAAAGTTACGCAGTTCTCTCTACCGTCCTCGTGTCTACCATTACAAATGCAGTGTACGGGATCCTCGTTGTCCAATGACTTAAGACCTGCATTTGCTAAACTATATTATTCTTCCGACTTCAAATTCCATTGTCCCAAATTGTACACCTTGCAGGAAAAATTCGCTATTTTCAAGGGAGATCCATTGTTGCAATTGATTGAATTCAAGTGTAAACCACAAAGGATAGTTCATGGAAACTCAACCTCGATGTCGCTTTCTCAATTATCGATCTGTCAATTCAACGATCAGAGATGA
- the PEX2 gene encoding ubiquitin-protein ligase peroxin 2 (some similarities with uniprot|P32800 Saccharomyces cerevisiae YJL210W PEX2 RING-finger peroxin, peroxisomal membrane protein with a C-terminal zinc-binding RING domain, forms putative translocation subcomplex with Pex10p and Pex12p which functions in peroxisomal matrix protein import) has product MSRVAQLDGVSLDLQLTRALQSDLGFPCPQIVVEILVFLLGSRRWHQGSVATYGSVLTGVGYQCSRWRLFAVTVVLRHLLHRFERTNLVYELLDLIHLLQFLTSGTGGPSLLHRLFRVPAVFQPGFSYSDTTSGSSASEVQMLWNASIEMIAGLSLFKNGFVSVTSTNAAAVAAAKAIAGGSSSVGAPGEKFSQKNTLCPVCGEVATNAFTITCCNTRYCYTCALEVEQSHCLVCNTKNPKFFC; this is encoded by the coding sequence ATGTCAAGGGTTGCTCAATTAGATGGAGTTTCACTTGATCTGCAGCTCACCAGGGCACTTCAATCGGATTTGGGTTTTCCTTGTCCGCAGATAGTTGTTGAAATTCTGGTATTCTTACTTGGGAGTAGGCGATGGCATCAGGGTAGTGTCGCAACATATGGTAGTGTTCTCACTGGTGTTGGCTATCAATGCTCTCGTTGGCGGTTATTTGCTGTTACCGTGGTATTAAGACATCTGTTGCATCGGTTTGAAAGGACCAATTTGGTTTACGAACTTTTAGATTTGATCCATCTTTTACAATTTTTAACGTCGGGTACAGGTGGTCCCTCTCTTTTGCATCGATTGTTCCGAGTCCCTGCAGTGTTCCAACCGGGATTCTCGTATTCTGATACTACTTCAGGATCATCAGCATCTGAGGTTCAGATGCTCTGGAATGCTTCCATTGAGATGATAGCTGGTCTATCGTTATTTAAAAACGGATTCGTTTCTGTGACAAGTACTAACGCAGCTGCGGTGGCAGCTGCAAAGGCTATTGCCGGTGGTAGTTCTTCAGTTGGGGCCCCTGGTGAGAAGTTTTCGCAAAAGAATACTTTATGCCCTGTTTGTGGTGAGGTCGCTACAAATGCATTTACAATCACTTGCTGCAATACAAGGTATTGCTACACTTGTGCGTTGGAAGTGGAACAGTCACATTGCCTAGTTTGTAATACTAAGAACCCAAAATTCTTTTGCTAA
- the NUC1 gene encoding ribonuclease (similar to uniprot|P08466 Saccharomyces cerevisiae YJL208C NUC1 Major mitochondrial nuclease has RNAse and DNA endo- and exonucleolytic activities has a role in mitochondrial recombination) has product MSFSRNAFSALVGVGTVSYFWGKSSALSGGNSGTSFPGSTGSSNNIPSDPSSSNQAGRVSLVGSNVDPGAFFKYGFPGPIHDLETRQEFISCYDRRTRNPYWVLEHITPESLKTKGADRKNSIFKEDEQIPEMFRGRLKDYFRSGYDRGHQAPAANAKFSQQAMDDTFYLTNMCPQVGEGFNRDYWAHLEYFCRQLVDKYNSVRIMTGPLYLPKRDPKDGKFKVTYEMIGNPPNIAVPTHFFKLVVAERPKQLGNGRDDELHVAAFVLPNAPISNSTTLIEFEVPVNALERSSGLQLLQNVPKEKKKELCKQVRCEITVREFNNTVLALPGK; this is encoded by the coding sequence ATGagcttttcaagaaacgCTTTTAGTGCGTTAGTCGGTGTTGGTACCGTGTCGTACTTTTGGGGGAAATCTAGTGCACTATCTGGCGGAAACTCTGGTACCTCATTCCCGGGATCCACTGGTAGTAGCAATAACATTCCATCAGATCCCAGTTCCTCAAACCAAGCTGGTCGCGTCTCGTTAGTTGGAAGTAACGTTGATCCTGGTGCATTCTTCAAGTACGGATTCCCTGGGCCAATTCATGATCTGGAAACAAGACAAGAGTTCATCTCGTGCTATGATAGGAGAACAAGGAACCCATACTGGGTACTTGAGCACATTACACCAGAATCCTTAAAGACAAAGGGTGCTGATAGGAAGAACTCTATATTCAAGGAAGACGAGCAGATTCCAGAGATGTTCCGCGGTCGACTAAAGGATTATTTCAGATCCGGTTACGATAGAGGACATCAAGCCCCTGCGGCGAACGCGAAGTTCTCCCAACAGGCAATGGACGATACTTTCTATTTGACTAATATGTGCCCTCAAGTGGGTGAAGGTTTCAATAGAGATTACTGGGCACATTTGGAGTATTTCTGCAGACAATTAGTCGATAAATACAACAGTGTTCGAATTATGACAGGTCCCTTATACTTGCCGAAGCGAGACCCCAAAGACGGTAAGTTCAAAGTCACATACGAGATGATTGGAAATCCACCTAACATTGCAGTCCCAACGCATTTTTTCAAGTTGGTCGTGGCTGAAAGACCTAAGCAGCTTGGAAATGGTCGTGATGATGAGCTGCACGTTGCCGCATTTGTCTTACCAAATGCTCCTATTTCGAACTCTACAACATTAATAGAGTTTGAAGTACCCGTCAATGCATTAGAAAGGAGTTCCGGCCTGCAGCTGTTGCAGAATGTTCCaaaggagaagaagaaggagTTGTGTAAACAAGTGCGGTGCGAAATAACTGTAAGAGAGTTTAATAATACTGTTTTAGCATTGCCTGGGAAGTAA
- the PHR1 gene encoding deoxyribodipyrimidine photo-lyase PHR1 (similar to uniprot|P05066 Saccharomyces cerevisiae YOR386W PHR1 DNA photolyase involved in photoreactivation repairs pyrimidine dimers in the presence of visible light induced by DNA damage regulated by transcriptional repressor Rph1p), whose protein sequence is MRVGNSNSIKKNVSECLSPNPVYYRNPITFKKANEFNNGKRERPLALLGDSIHADSKNSRQQLDDTVDNRLVIHWFRGDLRVRDNTGLAYALNQSKSGSVEALYVINEHDWIAHMESGWKLKFQLDALRSLSRELAKLGVRLHVKYFIPESPCLSNSREYAQWFSHIIEEIAASKNYDGNSKDDTKDDTDADEPALKKRKKDNDENQKGGSPNILVTANLQYEVDELYRDLKICRLQTQSSNSANFTLKLFHDMCIIEPGILKTGKGSQYTIFTPWYKKWVSFLEANQKDKHTICIEASIPQSSNREKVNPEEIKYQLPDKFMSEMPEQTLNIPKADEETALKKLTEFISKRASKYNNDKDLLDLTGTSLLSCYVTSGVISARTILNQSYQANNSRLMNKDIKKNNSLETFIKEVAWRDFYKHAISYWPFLSMDLPFKFETLNIKWENDVFLFEKWCYGETGIPIVDAIMLKMLKTGYINNRSRMITASFLAKNLLIDWRWGERWFRKHLIDYDTASNVGGWGFCASTGIDCQPYFRVFNMKLQSEKYDPEGKFIRHWLENDENDSDNVHEPKPNAIVDLRDSRERVLERFREVM, encoded by the coding sequence ATGCGGGTTGGCAACAGTAATTctataaaaaaaaacgtCTCCGAGTGTCTCAGTCCGAACCCTGTTTACTATCGTAATCCTATCACCTTCAAAAAAGCGAATGAGTTTAATAATGGGAAAAGGGAAAGACCTCTAGCGTTGTTGGGGGACTCTATCCATGCTGACAGCAAAAATTCAAGGCAACAGCTGGATGATACGGTTGATAACAGGCTAGTGATCCATTGGTTTAGGGGTGATTTACGTGTCCGTGATAATACAGGATTAGCGTACGCGTTGAACCAGTCAAAGAGTGGTTCTGTTGAGGCACTATACGTAATCAACGAGCACGATTGGATCGCCCATATGGAAAGCGGATGGAAATTGAAGTTCCAGCTCGATGCATTAAGGTCATTGAGTCGAGAACTTGCCAAACTTGGGGTTAGACTTCATGTGAAATACTTCATACCCGAATCACCGTGTTTGTCCAACTCTCGTGAATATGCACAATGGTTTAGCCATATCATCGAAGAGATTGCTGCTAGCAAAAACTATGATGGTAATTCGAAGGACGATACCAAAGATGATACTGATGCTGACGAGCCAGCTCttaagaaaagaaaaaaggataatgatgagaatCAAAAAGGTGGATCACCCAATATCTTAGTAACCGCCAACCTACAGTATGAAGTAGACGAATTGTACAGGGATCTAAAAATTTGTCGGCTGCAAACTCAGAGTTCCAACTCCGCCAATTTTACTCTAAAATTGTTCCACGACATGTGTATCATCGAACCGGGTATATTAAAAACTGGCAAGGGAAGCCAGTATACCATTTTCACTCCATGGTATAAGAAATGGGTCTCATTTCTTGAAGCGAATCAGAAGGATAAGCATACAATTTGCATTGAAGCATCAATACCACAGTCATCAAACCGTGAAAAAGTTAATcctgaagaaatcaaatatCAGTTACCTGACAAGTTCATGTCAGAAATGCCAGAGCAAACCTTAAACATACCAAAagcagatgaagaaacagcgttgaaaaaattgacgGAATTTATAAGTAAAAGAGCGTCAAAGTATAACAATGATAAAGACCTCTTAGATCTGACTGGTACTTCATTACTTAGTTGCTATGTCACTTCTGGTGTTATTAGTGCAAGAACGATTCTAAACCAGAGTTATCAGGCAAACAACTCCCGGTTAATGAATAAAGATATTAAAAAGAATAACTCTTTGGAGACCTTCATCAAAGAAGTGGCATGGAGGGACTTCTATAAGCATGCCATCAGTTATTGGCCATTTTTATCGATGGACCTTCCCTTTAAATTTGAGACGTTGAACATTAAATGGGAAAATGACGTTTTCCTATTCGAAAAATGGTGTTACGGTGAAACTGGTATCCCCATTGTTGATGCAATAATGCTTAAAATGTTGAAGACAGGATATATCAACAACAGATCACGTATGATTACTGCGTCATTCTTGGCAAAAAACTTACTTATTGATTGGCGCTGGGGTGAGCGGTGGTTCCGTAAACATTTGATCGACTACGATACAGCATCTAATGTAGGAGGTTGGGGATTTTGTGCGAGCACCGGTATTGACTGCCAGCCCTATTTCAGAGTGTTTAACATGAAGTTACAGAGTGAGAAATATGATCCAGAAGGAAAGTTCATTAGACATTGGcttgaaaatgatgagaatgatTCAGACAATGTCCATGAGCCAAAACCGAATGCAATTGTTGACTTGAGAGATTCAAGAGAGAGAGTACTTGAAAGGTTTAGAGAAGTTATGTAG